The following coding sequences are from one Streptomyces sp. NBC_01294 window:
- the treZ gene encoding malto-oligosyltrehalose trehalohydrolase yields MQFEVWAPLTGHVVMRLDDVTYDMARDPDRDGWWTAEAPAADGSRYGFLLDGDTVPRPDPRGRRLPDGPDGLSAVVDFEALDPLRAPSPHVPLQDAVLYELHVGTFTPEGTFDAAAARLGHLTALGVTHVELMPVCSFAGRHGWGYDGVAPWAVHEPYGGPAGLARFTAAAHAAGLGVVLDVVHNHLGPSGNHLPAFGPYFTDTHHTPWGSAVNLDAPGSDEVRAYLLGSALAWLRDYGIDGLRLDAVHALADGRALTFLEELAAAVDELAADSGRPLFLIAESDRCDPRTTTPRAAGGLGLHAQWNDDFHHALHCALTGESQAYYADFAEAPLAALAKTLTRAFFHDGTWSSFRGRTHGRPVDRRRTPAHRFLGYTQTHDQIGNRALGDRLAASLSPGLLACAATVALTGPFVPMLFMGEEWGAGTPWQYFTDHPDPELAEAVRTGRRREFAAHGWKAEEIPDPQDPATRDRSCLDWAEPEQAGHARLLDWYRTLVALRRTHPDLRDPDLAAVRVAHDEERRWLTFRRGDVRVAVNLSPEPVTIALGRNGVRVLAAWEPLEHPGPDGRIHLPGESAVVLGP; encoded by the coding sequence GTGCAGTTCGAGGTATGGGCACCGCTGACAGGTCACGTCGTCATGCGACTCGACGACGTGACGTACGACATGGCGCGCGATCCGGACCGGGACGGCTGGTGGACCGCGGAGGCCCCTGCCGCCGACGGGAGCCGCTACGGATTCCTGCTGGACGGCGACACCGTCCCGCGGCCGGACCCGCGCGGGCGGCGGCTGCCGGACGGGCCCGACGGCCTGTCTGCGGTGGTCGACTTCGAAGCGCTCGACCCGCTGCGGGCGCCGTCGCCGCACGTCCCGCTCCAGGACGCGGTCCTGTACGAGCTCCACGTCGGCACCTTCACCCCCGAGGGCACCTTCGACGCGGCCGCGGCCCGCCTCGGGCACCTCACCGCCCTCGGCGTCACGCACGTGGAGCTGATGCCGGTCTGCTCCTTCGCCGGCCGGCACGGCTGGGGGTACGACGGGGTCGCACCCTGGGCGGTGCACGAACCGTACGGCGGCCCGGCCGGCCTGGCCCGCTTCACGGCGGCCGCGCACGCGGCCGGGCTGGGCGTGGTCCTGGACGTGGTCCACAATCACCTCGGCCCCTCCGGCAACCACCTGCCCGCCTTCGGCCCGTACTTCACCGACACGCACCACACCCCGTGGGGCTCCGCGGTGAACCTGGACGCGCCCGGCTCCGACGAGGTGCGCGCGTACCTCCTCGGCTCGGCGCTGGCCTGGCTGCGCGACTACGGGATCGACGGCCTGCGGCTCGACGCCGTGCACGCGCTGGCCGACGGGCGGGCGCTGACCTTCCTGGAGGAACTGGCCGCGGCCGTCGACGAGCTGGCGGCGGACAGCGGCCGTCCGCTGTTCCTGATCGCCGAGTCCGACCGGTGCGACCCGCGCACCACCACCCCGCGGGCCGCCGGGGGCCTGGGCCTGCACGCCCAGTGGAACGACGACTTCCACCATGCCCTGCACTGCGCGCTGACCGGTGAGTCCCAGGCGTACTACGCCGACTTCGCCGAGGCCCCGCTCGCCGCCCTCGCCAAGACCCTGACGCGGGCGTTCTTCCACGACGGGACCTGGTCCTCGTTCCGCGGCCGCACCCACGGCCGCCCGGTGGACCGCCGCCGGACCCCGGCCCACCGCTTCCTCGGCTACACCCAGACCCACGACCAGATCGGCAACCGGGCCCTCGGCGACCGGCTCGCCGCCTCGCTCTCCCCCGGGCTGCTGGCGTGCGCCGCGACCGTGGCCCTGACCGGGCCGTTCGTGCCGATGCTGTTCATGGGCGAGGAGTGGGGCGCGGGCACCCCCTGGCAGTACTTCACCGACCACCCCGACCCGGAGCTCGCCGAGGCGGTGCGGACCGGCCGGCGCCGGGAGTTCGCGGCGCACGGCTGGAAGGCCGAGGAGATCCCGGACCCGCAGGACCCGGCCACCCGGGACCGCTCCTGCCTGGACTGGGCGGAGCCCGAACAAGCCGGTCACGCCCGCCTGCTGGACTGGTACCGCACCCTGGTCGCGCTCCGCCGCACCCACCCGGACCTGCGCGACCCGGACCTGGCGGCGGTCCGGGTCGCCCACGACGAGGAGCGGCGCTGGCTCACCTTCCGGCGGGGCGACGTACGGGTGGCCGTGAACCTCTCCCCGGAACCGGTGACGATCGCGCTGGGCCGCAACGGCGTACGGGTGCTGGCCGCCTGGGAACCGCTCGAACACCCGGGTCCGGACGGGCGGATCCACCTGCCGGGCGAATCGGCGGTGGTCCTCGGCCCGTGA
- a CDS encoding M24 family metallopeptidase has translation MTREPAPFTADDYAARMTAAAGAAADAGLAGLLIAPGPDLTHLTGYRPTAETERLTLLVLAAGQEPVLVVPALEAPDAAKAPGAAALALRDWPDGKNPYALTAPLLDFRGRFGVSDNTWALHLLGLQQELPSSSYAPLTDCLPMLRAVKDERELERLAAAAAAADAAYAQILHLPFADRRETDVADELAALLRAHGHSQVDFTVVGSGPNGANPHHEAGDRVIRRGDMVVLDFGGLRFGYGSDISRTVHVGEPTAEEQRVHDIVREAQQAGVAAVRPGASCQEVDRAARAVITEFGYGDRFIHRTGHGIGVTTHEPPYMVEGEEQPMVPGMCFSVEPGIYLPGRFGVRIEDIVTVTEEGGRRLNNAPREMAVVE, from the coding sequence ATGACACGTGAACCCGCACCCTTCACGGCCGACGACTACGCCGCCCGGATGACCGCGGCCGCCGGGGCCGCCGCCGACGCGGGACTCGCCGGGCTGCTCATCGCCCCCGGGCCCGACCTCACGCACCTCACCGGATACCGGCCCACCGCCGAGACCGAACGGCTGACCCTGCTCGTGCTGGCCGCCGGACAGGAGCCCGTGCTCGTCGTGCCCGCGCTGGAGGCCCCCGACGCGGCCAAGGCCCCGGGCGCCGCCGCGCTGGCCCTGCGGGACTGGCCCGACGGGAAGAACCCGTACGCCCTGACCGCCCCGCTGCTGGACTTCCGCGGGCGCTTCGGGGTCAGCGACAACACCTGGGCCCTGCATCTCCTGGGCCTCCAGCAGGAGTTGCCGAGCAGTTCCTACGCGCCGCTCACCGACTGCCTGCCCATGCTCCGCGCGGTGAAGGACGAGCGGGAACTGGAGCGCCTCGCCGCGGCGGCCGCCGCCGCCGACGCGGCCTACGCGCAGATCCTCCACCTCCCCTTCGCCGACCGCCGGGAGACCGACGTCGCCGACGAACTGGCCGCCCTGCTGCGCGCGCACGGCCACTCCCAGGTCGACTTCACCGTCGTCGGCTCCGGCCCCAACGGGGCCAACCCGCACCACGAGGCCGGCGACCGCGTCATCCGGCGCGGCGACATGGTGGTCCTCGACTTCGGCGGCCTGCGCTTCGGCTACGGCTCCGACATCTCCCGCACCGTGCACGTCGGCGAGCCCACCGCCGAGGAGCAGCGGGTCCACGACATCGTCCGCGAGGCCCAGCAGGCCGGCGTGGCGGCGGTCCGGCCCGGGGCCTCCTGCCAGGAGGTGGACCGGGCGGCCCGCGCCGTGATCACCGAGTTCGGCTACGGGGACCGCTTCATCCACCGCACCGGCCACGGCATCGGCGTGACCACGCACGAGCCCCCGTACATGGTCGAGGGCGAGGAGCAGCCGATGGTCCCCGGCATGTGCTTCTCCGTGGAGCCGGGCATCTACCTGCCGGGCCGGTTCGGCGTCCGCATCGAGGACATCGTGACCGTCACCGAGGAGGGCGGGCGCCGCCTCAACAACGCCCCGCGCGAGATGGCCGTCGTCGAATAG
- a CDS encoding LysR family transcriptional regulator: MDPHLLRTFVAVTRLSSFSAAARELGYTQSAVSQHIAALEGDLRAELLTRRPVAPTPAGARLLEHAGPLLLRLDAARADVLRLAAAPPGRITLAASPLAVGPRLLAALPATGVTLRVLPPAEVPAAVATGGCDLGLVDGPAAPSDPLRLPDVAPLTVTGVGEEELAVLLPAGHPLAGRAAVRLDDLADARWIDAPGVGLPLTAARASVRYDGTDVFALCALAAAGHGLVLLPRRVAEAAGAGVAVPLSAPRLVHRTELLSPGQPVGGTRATGAAAALAARLAAGSPV, encoded by the coding sequence ATGGATCCGCACCTGCTCCGCACCTTCGTCGCCGTGACCCGGCTCTCCTCCTTCTCCGCGGCCGCCCGCGAGCTCGGCTACACCCAGTCGGCCGTCTCCCAGCACATCGCCGCGCTGGAAGGGGACCTGCGGGCCGAGCTGCTCACCCGCCGGCCCGTCGCGCCGACCCCGGCCGGAGCACGGCTGCTGGAGCACGCCGGTCCGCTGCTGCTGCGGCTCGACGCCGCGCGGGCCGACGTGCTGCGGCTGGCCGCCGCCCCGCCCGGGCGGATCACCCTCGCGGCGTCCCCGCTCGCCGTCGGGCCCCGGCTGCTCGCGGCCCTGCCCGCCACCGGGGTCACCCTGCGGGTGCTGCCCCCGGCCGAGGTGCCCGCCGCCGTCGCGACCGGGGGCTGCGACCTCGGCCTCGTGGACGGTCCGGCCGCGCCCAGCGACCCGCTGCGGCTGCCCGACGTGGCACCGCTCACCGTGACCGGCGTGGGGGAGGAGGAGCTGGCCGTGCTGCTGCCCGCCGGGCACCCCCTCGCCGGGCGGGCCGCCGTCCGGCTGGACGACCTCGCCGACGCGCGCTGGATCGACGCCCCCGGCGTGGGGCTGCCGCTCACCGCCGCCCGGGCCTCCGTGCGCTACGACGGCACCGACGTGTTCGCCCTCTGCGCCCTCGCCGCCGCCGGACACGGCCTCGTGCTGCTGCCGCGCCGCGTTGCCGAGGCCGCCGGCGCGGGGGTCGCCGTACCGCTGTCCGCCCCGCGCCTGGTGCACCGTACGGAACTGCTCTCACCCGGGCAGCCCGTAGGGGGGACGAGGGCGACCGGCGCGGCCGCTGCCCTCGCGGCCCGGCTCGCGGCAGGATCACCCGTATGA
- a CDS encoding CTP synthase C-terminal region-related (seleno)protein: protein MTTAPPARTAPGTARIALVGDRSPHVKSHTRIPLLLDALASRDGLVLDAYWIPTGDAEAEAAAGTLARFDAVWVLPGSPYASEAGALAAIRVAREEGIPFLGTCGGFQHALLEYARAVCGLTEAAHAENDPGAADPLIAPLACSLVGHEGLVRTEPGSLAEAALGAERSMERYHCSYGPAPRHLPTLTAHGLRLSGHDEDGRARIAELPGHPFFLATLFQPELHGDGTRPHPIVRALAAAAVAHAHATDTAAASASTSAGAE from the coding sequence ATGACCACCGCACCGCCTGCACGGACCGCGCCCGGGACCGCACGGATCGCCCTCGTCGGCGACCGCTCCCCGCACGTGAAGTCCCACACCCGGATCCCGCTCCTCCTCGACGCGCTGGCCTCCCGCGACGGGCTCGTCCTCGACGCCTACTGGATCCCCACCGGCGACGCCGAGGCCGAGGCGGCCGCCGGGACGCTGGCCCGCTTCGACGCCGTGTGGGTCCTGCCCGGGAGCCCGTACGCCAGCGAGGCCGGGGCGCTGGCCGCGATCCGGGTCGCCCGCGAGGAGGGCATCCCGTTCCTCGGGACCTGCGGCGGCTTCCAGCACGCCCTGCTGGAGTACGCCCGGGCGGTGTGCGGTCTGACCGAGGCCGCGCACGCCGAGAACGACCCCGGGGCGGCGGACCCGCTGATCGCCCCGCTCGCCTGTTCGCTCGTCGGGCACGAGGGCCTCGTACGGACCGAGCCCGGCTCGCTCGCCGAGGCCGCGCTGGGGGCGGAGCGGTCGATGGAGCGCTACCACTGCAGCTACGGGCCCGCGCCCCGCCACCTGCCGACGCTCACCGCGCACGGCCTGCGGCTGTCGGGGCACGACGAGGACGGCCGGGCGCGCATCGCCGAGCTGCCCGGGCACCCCTTCTTCCTGGCCACGCTGTTCCAGCCGGAGCTGCACGGGGACGGGACGAGGCCGCACCCGATCGTCCGGGCCCTCGCCGCGGCCGCCGTCGCCCACGCCCACGCCACCGACACCGCCGCGGCCTCCGCCTCCACCTCGGCCGGAGCGGAATAA
- a CDS encoding alpha/beta fold hydrolase — MAIAHRRIGTGPVRVIVLHDWFGTSANWGSVLEHLDPEGFSYAFLDYRGYGERRDVSGRYSLGEIADDVLELADQLGWDTFSLLGHSMGGKAAQQVLVRAPERIEKLIGIAPVPAAPYELDDAAHALFHGAAEDPAKRRAILDLVTGNRASRHWLDRMVEHSLGVSRPEAFAAYLASWQPLDLSSAVKGNTVPVLVLVGEYDLALTEEVMRATWQAWYPNCRIVTLRGSGHYPPHETPVAFATEVEAFLRV, encoded by the coding sequence ATGGCCATCGCCCACCGCAGGATCGGCACCGGACCCGTTCGCGTCATCGTGCTGCACGACTGGTTCGGGACGTCCGCGAACTGGGGCTCCGTCCTGGAGCACCTGGATCCGGAGGGGTTCTCGTACGCCTTCCTCGACTACCGCGGCTACGGCGAGCGCCGGGACGTGTCCGGCCGCTACAGCCTCGGCGAGATCGCGGACGACGTCCTGGAGCTCGCCGATCAGCTCGGCTGGGACACCTTCTCCCTCCTCGGCCACTCCATGGGCGGCAAGGCGGCCCAGCAGGTCCTCGTCCGGGCCCCCGAGCGCATCGAGAAGCTGATCGGCATCGCCCCCGTCCCGGCCGCGCCCTACGAGCTGGACGACGCGGCCCACGCCCTCTTCCACGGCGCCGCCGAGGACCCCGCCAAGCGCCGCGCCATCCTCGACCTGGTCACCGGCAACCGCGCGAGCCGCCACTGGCTGGACCGCATGGTCGAGCACTCCCTGGGCGTCTCCCGCCCCGAGGCCTTCGCCGCCTACCTCGCGAGCTGGCAGCCGCTCGACCTGTCCTCCGCGGTGAAGGGCAACACGGTCCCGGTGCTGGTCCTGGTGGGGGAGTACGACCTCGCGCTGACGGAGGAAGTGATGCGCGCCACCTGGCAGGCCTGGTACCCGAACTGCCGGATCGTCACGCTCCGGGGCTCAGGCCACTACCCGCCGCACGAGACGCCCGTGGCCTTCGCCACCGAAGTAGAGGCCTTCCTCCGCGTCTAG
- a CDS encoding phosphocholine-specific phospholipase C — MAELNRRRFLQIAGGTAALTMLNDSIARAAAISAQGTTGTIQDIEHVVVLMQENRSFDHYFGAMKGVRGFGDPRPVLQDNGKSVFHQSNGTKDILPFNPQVEDLGMQFLEGLNHDWAGGHQAYNNGKYDKWIPAKTATTMSYMTRNDIPFHYALADAFTVCDAYHCSFIGATDPNRYYMWTGYTGNDGVGGGPVLGNQELGYGWKTYPERLESAGVSWKVYQDIGDGLNAAGHWGWINDAFRGNYGDNSLLYFNTYRNAQPGSALYEKARTGTNVKAGDGYFDRLRADVVNGTLPQVSWIAAPEAFSEHSNWPTNFGAWYISQVLDALTANPAVWAKTALFITYDENDGFFDHVVPPYPPASSAWGLSTADVKGDLYAGGGGYSAGPYGLGPRVPMIVVSPWSKGGYVCSETFDHTSVIRFMEKRFGVHEPNISPWRRAVCGDLTSAFDFTRADAAPAALPSTAGYVPPDKDRHPSYHPTPPATGTLPGQEAGAKPTRALGYVPYVDGARTVSTGKFTLTFASGPNLGAHFHSTSGNRTDGPWPYTVEAGKTLSDTWSTSGSTGNQINLTVWGPNGFLRTWKGPAKKAGPEVTARHVTGSGNLALTLTNTGTAAVNLTVTNTYGGAAQTIRVAAGATVAHTVTLAATGRWYDVKVVSDADTTFLRRFAGHVETGAPGISDPAIKTA, encoded by the coding sequence ATGGCAGAACTCAATCGTCGCAGGTTCCTGCAGATCGCAGGCGGCACGGCCGCCCTCACGATGCTGAACGACAGCATCGCGCGGGCCGCCGCCATCTCGGCGCAGGGCACCACCGGAACGATCCAGGACATCGAGCACGTCGTCGTCCTCATGCAGGAGAACCGGTCCTTCGACCACTACTTCGGCGCGATGAAAGGTGTCCGGGGCTTCGGCGACCCGCGGCCGGTCCTTCAGGACAACGGCAAGTCGGTCTTCCACCAGTCGAACGGGACGAAGGACATCCTGCCCTTCAACCCGCAGGTGGAAGACCTCGGCATGCAGTTCCTCGAGGGGCTGAACCACGACTGGGCCGGCGGCCACCAGGCGTACAACAACGGCAAGTACGACAAGTGGATCCCGGCCAAGACGGCCACGACCATGTCGTACATGACCCGGAACGACATCCCGTTCCACTACGCCCTCGCCGACGCCTTCACGGTGTGCGACGCCTACCACTGCTCCTTCATCGGCGCCACGGACCCGAACCGCTACTACATGTGGACGGGTTACACGGGCAACGACGGGGTGGGCGGCGGCCCGGTCCTCGGCAACCAGGAGCTGGGGTACGGCTGGAAGACGTACCCCGAGCGCCTGGAGTCCGCCGGCGTCTCGTGGAAGGTCTACCAGGACATCGGCGACGGCCTGAACGCGGCCGGTCACTGGGGCTGGATCAACGACGCCTTCCGCGGCAACTACGGCGACAACTCGCTGCTGTACTTCAACACCTACCGCAACGCCCAGCCCGGCAGCGCCCTGTACGAGAAGGCGCGCACGGGTACGAACGTCAAGGCGGGCGACGGCTACTTCGACCGGCTGCGCGCGGACGTGGTGAACGGCACCCTGCCCCAGGTCTCCTGGATCGCCGCCCCCGAGGCGTTCAGCGAGCACTCGAACTGGCCGACGAACTTCGGCGCCTGGTACATCTCGCAGGTCCTGGACGCGCTGACGGCGAACCCGGCGGTGTGGGCGAAGACCGCCCTGTTCATCACCTACGACGAGAACGACGGCTTCTTCGACCACGTGGTCCCGCCGTACCCGCCGGCCTCCTCGGCCTGGGGCCTGTCCACGGCCGACGTCAAGGGCGACCTGTACGCGGGCGGTGGCGGCTACTCGGCCGGACCGTACGGGCTCGGCCCGCGCGTCCCGATGATCGTGGTCTCCCCGTGGAGCAAGGGCGGCTACGTCTGCTCCGAGACCTTCGACCACACCTCGGTGATCCGCTTCATGGAGAAGCGCTTCGGGGTGCACGAGCCCAACATCTCCCCGTGGCGCCGCGCGGTCTGCGGTGACCTGACCTCGGCCTTCGACTTCACCCGCGCCGATGCCGCGCCCGCCGCGCTGCCGTCCACGGCCGGGTACGTCCCGCCGGACAAGGACCGTCACCCGTCCTACCACCCGACCCCGCCGGCGACGGGCACCCTGCCCGGGCAGGAGGCGGGCGCCAAGCCGACCCGCGCCCTGGGCTACGTTCCGTACGTGGACGGTGCGCGCACCGTCTCCACCGGCAAGTTCACCCTCACCTTCGCCTCCGGGCCGAACCTGGGCGCCCACTTCCACAGCACGTCGGGCAACCGTACGGACGGCCCGTGGCCCTACACGGTCGAGGCGGGCAAGACCCTCTCGGACACGTGGTCCACCAGCGGCTCCACCGGCAACCAGATCAACCTGACGGTGTGGGGCCCGAACGGCTTCCTGCGCACCTGGAAGGGCCCGGCGAAGAAGGCCGGCCCCGAGGTGACGGCCCGCCACGTGACGGGCAGCGGGAACCTGGCGCTGACCCTCACCAACACCGGTACGGCGGCCGTGAACCTGACGGTGACCAACACCTACGGCGGCGCGGCCCAGACCATCAGGGTCGCGGCCGGCGCCACGGTCGCCCACACGGTGACCCTCGCCGCCACGGGCCGCTGGTACGACGTGAAGGTCGTCTCCGACGCCGACACCACCTTCCTCCGCCGCTTCGCGGGCCACGTCGAGACGGGCGCCCCGGGCATCTCCGACCCGGCGATCAAGACCGCCTGA